The Melioribacteraceae bacterium genome includes a region encoding these proteins:
- a CDS encoding tyrosine-type recombinase/integrase, with product MAEIYKRNGVIWLTYSVYGKRYRESLGLKDTRENRILAKKIKLQKEADILNGIHPLIKKVKKKTLSEAYKDFEKTKENRSSQLINLYKYCYDKLIDFLGNIEVKKINEDAVKNFYNELQYYKKKNQEKLAKSTIEIIFRHLRIIFEFYVRQRIIEENPFPRLERSEKKIIVISKDELELILYLLKKHNEEQYRVIRLFMMTGFRVSELIRFEHEDIDYRRNIIYVKNNKGKRVDQFPLYKELRDFLLSFSNQSGKVIKYKDRNSLKFFGRFLNREKLEHYTIHELRKTFLSRLANSGMSLFDIQKLARHRDIRTTQKYYLEADYMRLGNRINDVISGTLEGTMPQNALKIAQK from the coding sequence ATGGCTGAAATATATAAAAGGAACGGGGTAATCTGGCTCACATACTCAGTCTACGGAAAACGCTACAGAGAATCACTCGGATTAAAAGACACTCGCGAAAACAGAATACTCGCCAAGAAAATCAAACTGCAGAAGGAAGCCGATATCTTAAACGGAATTCATCCGCTTATCAAAAAGGTTAAGAAGAAAACTTTAAGCGAGGCTTATAAGGATTTTGAGAAAACGAAGGAGAATAGATCCAGTCAGTTAATCAATTTGTATAAATATTGTTATGACAAACTAATTGATTTTTTGGGTAATATAGAAGTAAAAAAAATAAATGAGGATGCAGTTAAGAATTTTTATAATGAACTGCAGTACTACAAAAAGAAAAATCAAGAAAAACTTGCAAAGAGTACTATAGAAATAATTTTCAGGCATCTTAGAATAATTTTTGAATTTTATGTAAGACAGAGAATAATAGAAGAAAATCCTTTCCCGCGATTGGAACGGAGCGAAAAGAAGATAATAGTAATATCGAAAGATGAATTGGAGTTGATTCTGTACTTACTTAAAAAGCATAACGAAGAACAGTACAGAGTTATCAGGTTATTTATGATGACGGGTTTTCGAGTAAGCGAATTAATAAGATTTGAACATGAGGATATAGACTACAGAAGAAATATCATCTATGTAAAGAACAATAAAGGAAAACGAGTTGATCAGTTTCCGCTATATAAGGAGCTACGGGATTTTTTATTAAGTTTTTCAAATCAATCGGGGAAAGTAATTAAGTATAAAGACCGCAATTCGTTAAAGTTCTTCGGAAGGTTTTTAAATAGAGAAAAATTAGAACATTACACTATACATGAACTGAGGAAAACATTTCTTTCAAGACTTGCAAACTCGGGTATGTCGTTATTCGATATTCAAAAATTAGCGCGGCACAGAGATATCAGGACCACACAGAAGTACTATTTAGAGGCAGACTATATGCGGCTGGGAAATCGAATAAACGATGTAATTTCGGGCACACTTGAGGGCACAATGCCTCAAAACGCCTTGAAAATAGCTCAAAAATGA
- a CDS encoding alkaline phosphatase D family protein, with translation MKSIKILLTVLFIFCLSSLLMAQDLLQSGPMVGYSSMREVGLWVQTSSAAKVKFAYWNINSPKKKYFTDEFSTTKTNWFTAKLIADQLEPGQKYNYQLYINGKPVKRNYDLKFQTQKLWQWRENPPDFSFATGSCFYVNETVYDRPGRPYGSDYQIMTSIYKKNPDFMIWLGDNFYLREVDWDSWTGILKRITHTRSLPELQPVLGSMHHYAIWDDHDFGPNDSDRGYYLKEKTLDANKLFWGNPTFGFSGKESMTTYFQWGDVDFFLLDGRYFRTPNNRKTGNRELLGDEQIRWLIDNLISSRAPFKIIAVGGQVLNPVDDKPFLETYDKYPEEKAKLMALLEDEKIEGVVFLTGDRHHSELTKLPRENSYPLYDFTISSLTAGVSPGKDEKNFLRVPGTLADQHNFAVFGFSGQSKNRLLKCTVYDSDGKELWNYSINENELKYKK, from the coding sequence ATGAAATCAATAAAAATTCTTTTAACCGTTTTATTTATCTTTTGCCTTTCATCATTATTAATGGCTCAGGATCTTCTTCAGTCGGGACCTATGGTGGGTTATTCTTCAATGCGTGAGGTTGGCCTCTGGGTACAGACCAGCTCTGCGGCCAAAGTAAAATTTGCCTATTGGAATATTAATTCACCGAAGAAAAAATATTTTACCGACGAATTTTCAACAACCAAAACAAACTGGTTTACTGCAAAATTAATTGCAGATCAGCTTGAACCGGGTCAAAAGTATAATTATCAATTGTATATAAACGGTAAACCCGTTAAGAGAAATTACGACTTGAAGTTCCAGACACAAAAACTCTGGCAGTGGCGTGAGAATCCACCGGATTTCAGTTTTGCAACCGGAAGCTGTTTCTACGTTAATGAAACTGTGTATGATAGACCGGGAAGGCCATACGGCAGCGATTATCAGATTATGACGAGCATCTATAAAAAAAATCCAGACTTCATGATCTGGCTGGGAGATAATTTCTATCTGAGAGAAGTTGATTGGGACTCCTGGACTGGAATTCTAAAGCGTATAACTCATACGCGTTCTTTGCCGGAGTTACAACCTGTTCTCGGCTCGATGCACCATTATGCGATATGGGACGATCACGATTTCGGTCCTAATGACAGCGACAGGGGATACTATCTTAAAGAGAAAACACTCGATGCCAATAAATTATTCTGGGGTAATCCTACATTCGGATTTAGCGGAAAAGAATCGATGACTACTTATTTCCAGTGGGGAGATGTCGATTTTTTCCTTCTGGACGGGAGATATTTCAGAACACCAAACAACCGTAAAACCGGTAATAGAGAACTCTTGGGGGATGAACAAATTCGATGGCTAATTGATAATCTGATTTCTAGCAGAGCACCATTTAAGATAATTGCTGTTGGAGGACAGGTTCTAAATCCTGTTGACGATAAACCGTTTCTCGAAACATATGATAAATATCCGGAGGAGAAAGCGAAATTGATGGCCCTTCTGGAGGATGAGAAAATTGAAGGAGTGGTTTTCTTAACAGGTGATAGACATCATTCCGAGCTTACAAAACTGCCTAGAGAAAATTCTTACCCGCTTTACGATTTTACAATTTCCTCTTTAACTGCAGGAGTATCGCCGGGTAAAGATGAAAAGAATTTCCTTAGAGTACCGGGTACTCTGGCTGACCAGCATAACTTTGCGGTATTCGGTTTTTCTGGTCAATCGAAAAACCGTCTTCTCAAATGCACAGTATATGATTCAGACGGAAAAGAACTCTGGAACTATTCTATTAATGAAAATGAATTGAAGTATAAAAAGTAA
- a CDS encoding DUF123 domain-containing protein, protein MEIYAPSSFSIGIKKYAGRIFKSGYYYYTGSAQKNLKQRIERHLRKKKKKHWHIDHLTAYKSAEIKRIFILLKKKKFLECRISNQISKITGVAVAAGGFGNSDCDQCESHLYYSSRRLNQSHFTSRYQSTVCLIPSSREIF, encoded by the coding sequence TTGGAAATCTATGCCCCATCGAGCTTTTCAATTGGGATAAAAAAATATGCCGGACGCATCTTCAAATCCGGATATTATTACTATACGGGAAGCGCTCAAAAGAATCTGAAGCAACGAATTGAAAGGCATCTAAGGAAAAAGAAAAAAAAGCACTGGCACATCGATCACCTGACCGCATACAAGTCGGCAGAAATTAAACGAATCTTCATTTTATTGAAAAAGAAAAAATTCCTGGAGTGCCGTATTTCAAACCAGATATCAAAGATAACCGGAGTAGCGGTGGCGGCCGGTGGATTCGGTAATTCAGATTGCGATCAATGCGAATCCCATCTTTATTACAGTTCAAGGAGACTGAATCAAAGCCATTTTACTTCGCGGTACCAATCGACAGTCTGCTTAATTCCGTCTTCCAGAGAAATATTCTGA
- a CDS encoding NAD(P)-dependent oxidoreductase has translation MNPKIISVVTGASGFVGSHLVDKLLEQGHHVKCILRKTSSKKWLQGKNVEIIDCGLFDKESLKEVLKDANYLYHVAGVVKAKTNEEYIKGNVEATRTLLQALVEINPGIKRVLIVSSQTACGPSLDGKPCTETTKEHPITRYGNSKYSQELLARSFMDRLPISIVRAVAVYGPRDTEIYLVFKTYQNGFMGLIGFNKKLVNLIHVKDLVDGMVLAAESDRGIGQTYFIGSQEYYDWIQIGNVISKAMDRKALIIRVPHFLVFTVAAFAEFFSLFSSKAATFNIEKARDFVQQYWTCDVTKAVNEIGFRQNISLEDGIKQTVDWYREVKWL, from the coding sequence ATGAATCCAAAAATTATTTCTGTTGTTACTGGGGCCTCAGGTTTTGTAGGAAGTCATCTCGTCGATAAACTCCTTGAACAGGGTCACCATGTTAAATGCATTTTAAGGAAAACAAGTTCAAAAAAATGGCTGCAAGGTAAGAATGTTGAAATTATCGACTGCGGACTTTTTGATAAGGAATCTCTTAAAGAAGTTCTTAAAGATGCTAACTACCTTTATCATGTTGCGGGTGTAGTAAAGGCAAAAACTAATGAAGAGTATATTAAAGGAAACGTGGAAGCTACCCGAACTCTTCTGCAGGCCCTTGTAGAAATTAATCCCGGTATAAAACGGGTACTGATAGTAAGCAGTCAGACAGCATGCGGCCCGTCTCTCGACGGTAAACCTTGTACGGAAACAACAAAGGAGCATCCGATTACACGTTACGGAAATAGCAAATATTCTCAGGAACTGCTAGCCCGTTCTTTTATGGATCGACTTCCAATAAGTATTGTACGCGCTGTTGCAGTTTACGGTCCGAGAGATACGGAAATCTATCTTGTATTTAAGACTTATCAGAATGGTTTTATGGGATTGATCGGATTCAACAAGAAGCTCGTTAATCTTATCCATGTAAAGGACCTTGTGGACGGAATGGTTCTGGCTGCTGAAAGTGATAGGGGAATTGGACAGACTTATTTTATCGGTTCCCAGGAGTACTACGATTGGATTCAAATAGGAAATGTAATTTCAAAAGCTATGGATAGAAAGGCTCTGATTATTCGTGTACCCCACTTTTTAGTTTTTACAGTTGCTGCATTTGCGGAATTTTTCTCCCTATTCAGCTCTAAAGCTGCCACTTTTAACATTGAGAAAGCCAGAGACTTCGTTCAGCAATACTGGACCTGTGATGTTACCAAAGCTGTGAACGAAATCGGATTCCGTCAGAATATTTCTCTGGAAGACGGAATTAAGCAGACTGTCGATTGGTACCGCGAAGTAAAATGGCTTTGA
- a CDS encoding pyridoxal phosphate-dependent aminotransferase family protein, whose product MDLFNKCHEFTRADDIKALGVYPYFRPIEENEGPVVQIEGRKIVMAGSNNYLGLTAHPKVKEAALKAIEKYGTGCSGSRYLTGTLDLHIELEERLAKFFSAESVLLYSTGYQTAQGIIPTLVQRGEYVISDRDNHACIVAGQIMAKGATASLERYKHMDLNDLERVLKKIPIDAGKLVVSDGVFSTGGGIVDLPHLVALAKKYNARILIDDAHSVGVIGKGGRGTASEFNLEKEVDLTMGTFSKTFASLGGFVAGPERVINYLKHHSPALIFSASPTPASVAAALAALDILEQEPWRVDKLIRNAAKVRNELQAAGFNVPDGRTAIVPVIVGDDQLAFTMWKMLYESGIFVNVFISPGVPQGRQMMRTSYMSTHEDEHLDYIIDTFKKIGKELGLIQ is encoded by the coding sequence TTGGACTTATTCAATAAATGTCATGAATTTACACGGGCTGATGATATAAAAGCTCTGGGAGTTTATCCATATTTCCGACCAATCGAAGAAAATGAAGGTCCGGTTGTTCAGATAGAAGGACGTAAAATTGTAATGGCCGGTTCAAATAATTATCTGGGATTGACTGCTCACCCGAAAGTAAAGGAAGCCGCATTAAAAGCAATTGAGAAGTACGGGACAGGATGCTCGGGTTCAAGGTATTTAACGGGAACACTTGATCTTCATATTGAACTTGAGGAAAGACTTGCAAAATTTTTCAGTGCTGAATCCGTTCTACTATACAGTACCGGGTATCAGACTGCGCAGGGAATTATTCCTACTCTTGTGCAAAGAGGTGAATATGTTATTTCAGACCGCGATAATCATGCATGTATTGTGGCCGGACAAATTATGGCCAAGGGAGCAACAGCGAGTCTCGAAAGGTACAAACATATGGATCTTAACGACCTTGAGCGGGTTCTAAAAAAGATTCCGATCGATGCCGGAAAGTTAGTTGTGAGTGACGGTGTTTTCAGTACCGGCGGAGGAATTGTGGACCTTCCTCATCTCGTTGCTCTTGCAAAAAAATACAATGCAAGAATCCTGATTGACGATGCTCATTCAGTCGGAGTAATCGGCAAAGGAGGAAGAGGCACCGCAAGCGAATTCAATTTAGAAAAAGAAGTCGATCTGACGATGGGAACCTTCAGCAAAACATTTGCATCTTTAGGCGGTTTTGTTGCAGGACCTGAAAGGGTTATAAATTATCTTAAACATCATTCACCTGCACTTATTTTCAGCGCATCGCCAACTCCAGCTTCCGTTGCCGCAGCTCTTGCCGCTCTTGATATATTGGAACAGGAACCCTGGCGTGTTGATAAATTGATCAGAAATGCCGCAAAAGTAAGAAACGAGCTGCAAGCTGCCGGTTTCAATGTACCGGACGGAAGGACTGCAATTGTTCCAGTAATTGTTGGTGACGACCAACTTGCATTTACGATGTGGAAAATGCTATATGAATCAGGGATTTTTGTCAATGTATTCATATCTCCCGGAGTACCGCAGGGAAGACAAATGATGAGAACATCCTACATGTCTACACATGAAGATGAGCATCTCGATTATATTATCGATACATTTAAAAAGATCGGTAAAGAACTCGGTCTGATCCAATAA
- a CDS encoding DUF4835 family protein — protein MKKFIALAVILLVFAQKVYSQELDATVNVTYEQLPVAAKDRLINFATQVRDYLNNNKFTRQNWEGDKIKCNFNIFFTGSSDELSYSAQIVVASQRVIEGTPRSSLMLNIMDNGWNFKYERNQAMYFNQTDFDPLTSLLDYYAYIIIGFDLDSYYRLGGSEYFSKALDLCVRGASSAFSEGWQTKSTAYNRRGLAENLLNAKYQQLRQDIFDYHYNGLDIFHSPETKAEAQTNIIKLILNLEKAKEQIDPRSVFLKVFFDAKAGEFVEYLKDYSDKNIFNILKKIDASHISKYDEAFK, from the coding sequence ATGAAAAAATTCATCGCCCTGGCAGTCATTTTACTCGTGTTTGCTCAAAAAGTCTACTCACAGGAATTGGATGCTACCGTTAATGTAACTTATGAACAGTTGCCTGTAGCTGCAAAAGACAGATTGATTAATTTTGCGACCCAGGTAAGGGATTATTTGAATAATAACAAATTTACACGGCAGAACTGGGAAGGAGATAAAATTAAATGCAATTTCAATATTTTCTTTACCGGCTCGTCGGATGAACTCTCCTACAGTGCTCAGATCGTTGTCGCCAGTCAGCGCGTCATTGAAGGAACTCCCCGAAGCTCACTTATGCTGAATATTATGGATAACGGCTGGAACTTTAAGTACGAAAGAAATCAGGCAATGTATTTTAATCAGACAGATTTCGATCCTCTAACCAGTCTGCTCGATTACTACGCTTATATTATAATCGGTTTCGATCTCGACTCCTATTATCGCCTCGGAGGTTCCGAATATTTCTCTAAAGCTCTCGATCTTTGTGTGAGAGGCGCCAGCAGCGCTTTCTCGGAAGGATGGCAGACTAAAAGTACAGCCTACAACCGCCGAGGGCTTGCCGAAAACCTTCTTAATGCAAAGTATCAGCAGCTACGCCAGGATATTTTTGATTATCACTACAACGGGTTGGATATATTTCATTCGCCTGAAACTAAAGCTGAAGCACAGACTAATATTATAAAACTGATTCTGAATCTTGAAAAAGCAAAGGAACAGATCGATCCCAGAAGTGTATTTCTTAAAGTTTTCTTCGATGCCAAGGCGGGCGAGTTTGTTGAGTATCTGAAGGATTATTCCGATAAGAATATTTTTAATATCCTAAAGAAGATCGACGCTTCGCATATTTCAAAATATGACGAGGCATTTAAATAG
- a CDS encoding helix-hairpin-helix domain-containing protein, whose amino-acid sequence MKFLHFIIFLLLITINSIAQQKDSLRNEDIIGELLEEATIDIEDSQIYDTIEYLMQNRIDINKATIGDIVNIPFIDINTAASIIKARKLKGCINNLDDLRNIDGIDLEIIDRISPFITFSTDERNSIIENISNLFTDLNLIYRFRVEQDLQLRDGFRSDKFPGPRQKIYNRLRLNGSNRFNAGILIEKDPGEKSIYDFNSYFVRVNNLLFFDQIIAGDFLLNFGQGLALWGPYAFSKGTQATGTFSRGGSFGSVYSSADENQFFRGITASIKLGPLFITPFYSSLNKDASIDTITGNISSLINDGYHRTETELKKKDKVNEKIFGAAIDINFDQDRSLGFLFYNSNYSNPFRSDNYFNLPGRRFNYLSVYFSTLFSPLLVSGEIASELKTITSVFSAQIYIDKNISFMISYRNFPSDYFNIYANSFGEKKNACNESGFYTGIRVRTGYGTFNLYYDQFRFPVASRNYPFSSTGNDFLFYYTNKIFSNTELKIKFKRESKDSDEIIENRYQLIRNINTNIRTEIELSTENRIRIKTRFEFVSAKVPVLHISEKGYLLFQEIRLIPVTDLNIDCRLIFFRTDSYLSRIYQFENELPGKMTNPALSGEGMKWYLLIRYRTNWGFSISFKYSELYQPDKLSLGSGDMEIHGPLDNKLSLQVDFNF is encoded by the coding sequence ATGAAATTTTTGCACTTCATAATTTTTCTTCTGTTAATTACAATTAATTCAATTGCACAGCAAAAAGATTCGCTCCGTAATGAAGATATAATCGGCGAACTGCTTGAAGAAGCGACAATAGACATAGAGGACTCGCAGATTTATGATACAATAGAATATTTAATGCAAAACAGAATCGACATCAATAAAGCAACTATCGGGGATATAGTTAACATTCCCTTTATTGACATCAATACTGCCGCTTCGATTATAAAAGCAAGGAAATTAAAAGGATGTATAAACAATCTGGATGACTTACGAAATATTGATGGGATAGATCTGGAAATAATAGACAGGATCAGTCCGTTTATAACATTTTCAACAGATGAGAGAAATTCAATTATTGAGAATATATCAAATCTGTTTACTGATCTGAATTTGATTTACAGATTCAGGGTTGAACAGGATCTTCAATTACGCGATGGTTTTCGGTCGGATAAGTTTCCCGGTCCCAGGCAAAAAATATATAACAGGTTAAGATTAAACGGGTCGAACAGGTTTAACGCTGGAATACTGATTGAAAAAGATCCGGGTGAAAAATCGATTTACGATTTTAATTCATATTTTGTAAGAGTAAATAACCTTCTCTTCTTCGACCAGATAATCGCAGGCGATTTTCTCTTGAATTTCGGTCAGGGTCTTGCATTATGGGGACCATACGCATTCAGCAAAGGGACTCAGGCAACCGGGACATTCTCACGTGGGGGAAGTTTCGGGAGCGTCTACTCAAGCGCCGATGAAAATCAGTTCTTCAGAGGAATAACCGCCTCAATAAAACTGGGACCTCTATTCATAACACCTTTTTATTCATCTCTCAATAAAGATGCCTCTATAGACACAATTACCGGGAATATATCTTCATTAATAAATGACGGATACCACCGGACAGAAACAGAACTAAAGAAAAAGGATAAGGTAAACGAGAAAATTTTTGGTGCGGCTATTGATATTAATTTTGATCAGGATAGAAGCCTCGGCTTTTTATTCTATAATTCAAATTACAGTAATCCTTTTAGAAGCGATAATTATTTCAACCTTCCTGGAAGAAGATTCAATTATTTGTCAGTTTATTTTTCAACTCTGTTCTCGCCCTTGTTAGTGAGCGGAGAAATAGCTTCAGAATTAAAAACAATCACTTCGGTTTTCTCGGCACAGATTTACATTGATAAAAATATTTCCTTTATGATATCCTACAGAAATTTTCCTTCAGATTATTTCAATATCTACGCAAACAGTTTTGGTGAAAAGAAAAATGCATGTAATGAATCGGGCTTTTATACGGGGATACGGGTCAGAACCGGTTACGGTACCTTCAATCTTTATTACGACCAATTCAGGTTTCCGGTTGCTTCGCGTAATTACCCATTTTCCTCAACCGGGAACGACTTCTTATTTTACTACACGAACAAAATATTTTCGAACACGGAACTGAAGATTAAATTCAAAAGGGAGAGTAAGGATTCGGACGAGATAATTGAGAACAGATACCAGCTTATAAGAAATATAAATACTAATATCAGAACAGAGATTGAATTAAGCACCGAAAATAGAATCCGAATAAAAACACGTTTTGAATTCGTTAGTGCAAAAGTCCCGGTGCTTCACATTTCGGAAAAAGGTTACCTTCTCTTTCAGGAAATAAGATTAATTCCTGTTACTGATCTCAACATAGATTGCCGGTTAATTTTCTTCAGGACCGATTCATACTTATCACGTATCTATCAATTTGAAAACGAACTGCCCGGGAAGATGACCAATCCGGCATTATCCGGAGAAGGCATGAAGTGGTATTTGCTTATCCGTTACAGAACAAATTGGGGTTTCTCCATATCATTCAAATATTCCGAATTATATCAGCCGGATAAACTCAGCCTGGGAAGCGGCGATATGGAAATTCATGGTCCGCTTGACAATAAATTAAGTTTACAGGTCGACTTTAATTTTTGA
- a CDS encoding isocitrate/isopropylmalate family dehydrogenase has protein sequence MRTIVALPGDGIGKVVLPEAIRLLEAAGFKADYVWGDIGWDFWCKEGNALPQRTIDLIEKHRIALFGAITSKPKDAAEKELDPSLQGKGYVYFSPIVSLRQKFNLDICIRPCISFKGNPLNFIRRDSGSGFEEPLVNAVIFRQNTEGLYAGVEWTNPPKVVRDAFETNSKMKAFKDVPSEEMAISTRIVTRKASERIIRAAFEYARKYGYTNVTLCEKPNVLRETSGMMFKIAKQISKEYPGIALWDTNIDAQMMWLTKNPEEYGVIVAENMFGDIISDGFAGLIGGLGFACSANLGDQYAVFEPTHGSAPKYETLTPSIVNPIAMFMSAVMMLDHIGENEIAQRIKNAIARVVEEGKVRTYDMMKLKGGPDVFKNGAATTEQMTDAVISKL, from the coding sequence ATGAGAACTATTGTCGCACTTCCAGGAGATGGTATTGGAAAAGTAGTTTTACCGGAAGCAATAAGATTATTGGAAGCTGCCGGTTTCAAGGCAGATTATGTATGGGGTGATATCGGCTGGGATTTCTGGTGCAAGGAAGGAAACGCATTACCGCAAAGGACGATCGATTTAATTGAAAAACACAGGATTGCTCTTTTCGGAGCAATTACAAGCAAACCGAAGGATGCGGCCGAAAAAGAACTCGATCCCTCACTTCAAGGTAAAGGATATGTCTATTTTTCACCAATTGTTTCACTGAGACAGAAATTCAATCTTGATATCTGCATCCGTCCCTGCATCTCTTTCAAAGGTAATCCTCTCAATTTTATAAGACGGGATTCGGGTTCGGGATTCGAAGAACCTTTAGTAAATGCAGTTATCTTCAGACAGAACACAGAGGGACTTTACGCAGGAGTTGAATGGACCAACCCTCCCAAAGTAGTCCGCGATGCATTTGAAACTAACTCAAAGATGAAAGCTTTTAAGGATGTACCCAGTGAAGAGATGGCAATCTCAACGAGAATAGTAACCAGGAAAGCGAGCGAAAGAATAATCCGGGCGGCATTTGAATATGCCAGAAAATACGGCTATACGAATGTAACTCTTTGCGAAAAACCGAATGTATTAAGAGAGACATCCGGAATGATGTTTAAAATTGCAAAACAGATTTCGAAGGAATACCCCGGTATCGCACTATGGGATACTAATATAGACGCACAGATGATGTGGCTTACCAAAAATCCGGAGGAATACGGTGTGATAGTAGCCGAGAATATGTTCGGGGATATAATTAGCGACGGATTTGCCGGATTGATAGGCGGACTCGGATTTGCATGCAGCGCAAATCTGGGGGATCAGTACGCAGTATTTGAACCTACACACGGAAGCGCGCCTAAATACGAGACGCTCACTCCATCAATTGTAAATCCGATTGCGATGTTCATGAGCGCCGTAATGATGCTCGATCATATTGGCGAAAATGAAATTGCTCAAAGAATAAAAAATGCAATCGCACGCGTTGTTGAAGAAGGAAAAGTAAGGACATATGATATGATGAAATTAAAAGGCGGTCCGGATGTTTTTAAAAATGGTGCCGCTACAACAGAACAGATGACAGACGCAGTAATATCGAAACTTTAA
- a CDS encoding carbon starvation protein A: MSGIIIILFAMVAFGFAYRYYGGFITRKLSVDNKNQTPSHTMYDGVDYCPAKTPVLVGHHFASIAGAGPIVGPIIAASFGWIPVYVWIIFGAIFIGGVHDYTSIVASIRHKGKSIGQIIDRYIGHNGKKLFLLFAWATLILVIAVFMLIVASTFASIPSSGTSSLLFILLAVAFGLTVYRYKAPLWLSSVIGVALLFFCIYLGNIFPLQLSSQVWIYILIGYIFVASVTPVWILLQPRDYLNSFFLYALMIGGIAGLFFTMPEVHLAPVTNFNIDKLGFLFPALFVTVACGAISGFHSIVGSGTTSKQLDKEKDARVVGYGSMLIEGILAVLALLSVASLDQQHFLELLETKGAVAAFSIGVANFIHNIPLLGISTEVATNFAALAVSAFALTTLDTATRLARFSFQEFFEVKDKKEQSILVRNRYVATTITVAFGAALTFSGQTMSIWPVFGSANQLLAAIALLAITVWIANMKLNYSFTVYPMIFMFAVTLTALATLFYTNINSNNYVLSLISVLLFVLALILVYQAYMVLRKNNSETIPAK, encoded by the coding sequence ATGAGCGGGATAATAATAATTCTTTTTGCCATGGTTGCATTCGGATTTGCCTACCGTTATTACGGAGGATTTATAACCCGCAAGTTAAGCGTCGATAATAAAAACCAGACACCCTCCCACACTATGTACGATGGTGTGGATTACTGCCCGGCGAAGACACCTGTTTTAGTTGGCCACCATTTCGCTTCGATTGCCGGAGCGGGTCCGATAGTTGGCCCCATAATCGCGGCAAGTTTCGGATGGATACCGGTTTATGTCTGGATAATTTTCGGCGCAATATTTATCGGTGGCGTTCACGATTATACTTCAATAGTAGCTTCAATCCGCCACAAAGGAAAATCGATAGGGCAGATTATCGACCGTTACATCGGTCATAACGGCAAGAAGTTATTTCTTCTCTTTGCCTGGGCCACATTAATTCTGGTTATTGCGGTTTTCATGCTTATTGTTGCGAGTACATTCGCAAGCATTCCCAGCTCTGGCACTTCCTCACTACTTTTTATTCTGCTAGCTGTAGCATTTGGCCTTACCGTTTACAGGTACAAAGCGCCGTTATGGTTATCATCGGTTATAGGAGTAGCGCTTCTTTTCTTCTGCATTTACCTTGGGAATATTTTTCCCCTTCAATTAAGCAGCCAGGTATGGATCTATATACTAATCGGATACATTTTTGTTGCATCAGTTACACCTGTCTGGATTTTATTACAACCAAGGGATTATCTTAATTCATTTTTCTTATATGCACTGATGATCGGGGGAATAGCTGGACTTTTCTTTACAATGCCGGAAGTACACCTGGCTCCGGTAACAAATTTTAACATTGACAAACTAGGATTTCTATTCCCTGCTCTTTTTGTTACCGTTGCATGTGGTGCAATCAGCGGATTTCATTCAATAGTTGGTAGCGGAACAACTTCCAAACAGCTTGACAAGGAAAAAGATGCAAGAGTTGTAGGTTACGGCAGTATGCTTATTGAAGGGATACTTGCAGTGCTTGCTTTATTATCGGTTGCGTCATTAGATCAGCAGCATTTTCTTGAACTCCTTGAGACCAAAGGAGCCGTAGCTGCATTTTCAATAGGAGTTGCAAACTTCATACATAATATTCCCTTACTTGGAATTTCGACGGAAGTTGCAACAAATTTTGCCGCACTTGCAGTGTCCGCATTCGCACTTACAACCTTAGATACTGCAACTAGATTGGCCCGGTTTTCATTCCAGGAATTCTTTGAAGTCAAAGATAAAAAAGAGCAAAGTATTTTAGTTAGGAACCGATATGTTGCAACAACAATAACGGTAGCATTCGGTGCGGCTCTTACATTCAGCGGACAGACTATGTCGATCTGGCCGGTATTCGGTAGTGCCAACCAGTTATTAGCGGCAATTGCTCTACTGGCAATTACTGTCTGGATTGCCAATATGAAACTCAATTATTCATTTACTGTTTACCCGATGATCTTTATGTTCGCCGTAACTTTAACGGCGCTTGCTACTCTTTTTTATACAAACATCAATAGCAATAATTATGTCCTTTCATTGATCTCTGTACTTCTTTTTGTTCTTGCACTTATACTGGTTTATCAGGCTTATATGGTATTAAGAAAAAACAATAGTGAAACTATCCCCGCTAAATAA